TTGGAGGCATCCACCGGGCCGAGACCCATGACGCGCGGTTCGACGCCGGCGATGGCGGCTGAGACGAGGCGGGCGCGGGGCGTGAGGCCGAATGCCTTGCCCTTGGCTTCGTCGCCGATGATGAGGGCAGCGGCGCCGTCATTGATGCCGGAGGCGTTGGCGGCGGTCACAACACCGCCGTCGCCGTGGATCGGCTTCAGGCCTGAAATGCCTTCGACGGTGGTGCCGGGGCGGGGGCCTTCATCGGCGTTGCAGATTTCCGGCGGGGCCTTGCGCTTGGCGGCGGGGACTTCGAGATCCATGATCTCGCCCTTGAAGAACCCGCTGGCGAGGGCTGCTTCATATTTCTGGTGCGAGGCGGCGGCGAAGGTGTCGGATTCCTCGCGGGTGATGCCGATGCGCTCGGCGACGTTCTCCGCCGTCTGGGGCATGGTGTCGTTGCCGATATGCTGGAGCAGCGCCTTGTTGGGGAAGCGCCAGCCGATGGTGGAGTCCTCGATCTGCTGGCCGCGGTCAAAGGCGCTGGTGGCCTTGGACATGACCAGCGGGGCGCGGCTCATGCTCTCGACGCCGCCGGCGATGAACATGTCGCCCTCACCGCAGCGGATGGCGCGGCCTGCGTCCATTACAGCGGCGAGGCCCGAGCCGCACAGGCGGTTGACTGTGAGGCCGCCGACCTTCTGCGGCAATCCCGCGATCAGCGCGGCGTTCCGCGCCACGTTGCGGCTGTCTTCACCGGCCTGGTTGGTGTCGCCGAGGATCACGTCTTCCACTTCGCTGCCGTCAAGGCCGGAGCGCTTCAGCACTTCGCGGATCGGGGCTGCGGCCAGTTCGTCCACGCGCAGGCGGGACATGGCGCCGCCATGGCGGCCGAAGGGGGTGCGGGCACCCTCGAAGATGACGGGATTTGCTGACATGGGACCGGGTCCTTTGGCTCAACGGGAATTTTGAGTGTTGGCTTAGGCCGGATCAATGGCCTGTGCAAGCCAGCGGGCCTCGCGGCGCATCAGCTTTTCGAGACGGCTGCGATGAGGCTCGATCGCGCAGGCTGCGGTGGCGGCGAAATAGCCGTGCAGGGCCTGGGCGAGGAAGGCGTCATCATTAATGCGGCCGCCGGCCCACATGGCCATGGCACCGACGAATGACATGAAGATCTGACGGCCCAGCACCAGGGGAGATGTGCCGCGCACCAGCATGCCATCGCGGGCGGCTTCTTGCATGAGGTTGATCTGGACGGTATCGGGCGTTGCGTCCGGGTAGGGGGCAGCGACACCAGCAGCCCCGCCGAGGCGGAGGATGATGTCGCGATAGAGCCGCGGGCGGGCGGTGAAGAGGCCCGCGCAGATGCGGACGGCCTG
The sequence above is drawn from the Pyruvatibacter mobilis genome and encodes:
- a CDS encoding TetR/AcrR family transcriptional regulator; the protein is MPRALSQPPTDTGLRAQQKAQRLDRILAAAEKLIDRHGESVVTAEAIAEEAGVSTPTVYNLAGTREELLTALMVRAMDRFRTDVEALETGTPLERGAQAVRICAGLFTARPRLYRDIILRLGGAAGVAAPYPDATPDTVQINLMQEAARDGMLVRGTSPLVLGRQIFMSFVGAMAMWAGGRINDDAFLAQALHGYFAATAACAIEPHRSRLEKLMRREARWLAQAIDPA
- a CDS encoding acetyl-CoA C-acyltransferase — protein: MSANPVIFEGARTPFGRHGGAMSRLRVDELAAAPIREVLKRSGLDGSEVEDVILGDTNQAGEDSRNVARNAALIAGLPQKVGGLTVNRLCGSGLAAVMDAGRAIRCGEGDMFIAGGVESMSRAPLVMSKATSAFDRGQQIEDSTIGWRFPNKALLQHIGNDTMPQTAENVAERIGITREESDTFAAASHQKYEAALASGFFKGEIMDLEVPAAKRKAPPEICNADEGPRPGTTVEGISGLKPIHGDGGVVTAANASGINDGAAALIIGDEAKGKAFGLTPRARLVSAAIAGVEPRVMGLGPVDASKKALDRAGLTLDQMDVLELNEAFAAQVLGCLNQMGVAYDDPRVNPHGGAIAIGHPLGASGARLALTAIRALEEQDKKYALVTMCIGIGQGIAAIFERAE